In Paractinoplanes brasiliensis, the following proteins share a genomic window:
- the pknB gene encoding Stk1 family PASTA domain-containing Ser/Thr kinase: MDTTVADTLIGTTIDGRYRITGRVARGGMATVYTATDERLERTVALKIIHPSQAANAHFVDRFTDEAKTIARLTHPNVVAVYDQGRHQGLPYLVMEYVQGRTLRDLLTQRRRLNPVEALAILEQMLAAIAAAHRAGLVHRDVKPENVLVAEAPSGGVANLVDAVVKVADFGLARAVEASSADEGGQLMATVAYVAPELVTDGHADARTDVYSAGIVLFEMLTGRVPFDGDDPVAVAWEHVDNDVPAPSGIVRGLPSVLDDLTARATRRDPGARPTDAGALLAEVQTVRDDLGAANVETALLRQVPPSRGPVADATTIVPAVGAGDRPNWARLPNQAPRGQQYTAGRVPRSRSRSLGAGADRRRILLTAAVAVMVLVVIGSTWWVTLGRYTDSPPMVNMTRAQAELYAQQNGFELLIGDGAYSETLPKDTVVSQDPPANERIVRGGVLTVNLSLGPERFAVPDLAGLELSAARGELEQINLKLKEGARQYSDTVPEGAVISSDPKQGTQLKRGATITVVLSKGRAPIRVPDLTGKNINDARGELARLGLTAAEVYKDSDQPADTVIGQNPKPNTGATKDDTVTLDVSKGPPLVTVPDVTNQPCQQAKAALEGQGLRVRIDFNANAVVRSQQPPGNTQVPPQTEVAIQCF; the protein is encoded by the coding sequence ATGGACACCACAGTCGCCGACACGTTGATCGGCACGACGATTGACGGCCGCTACCGGATCACCGGTCGGGTGGCCCGTGGTGGCATGGCAACCGTCTACACCGCCACCGACGAACGACTCGAGCGCACCGTCGCTCTGAAGATCATTCACCCGTCGCAGGCGGCCAACGCCCACTTCGTCGACCGGTTCACCGACGAGGCCAAGACGATCGCCCGGCTCACCCACCCCAACGTCGTGGCCGTCTACGACCAGGGTCGCCACCAGGGCCTGCCCTATCTGGTCATGGAGTACGTGCAGGGCCGCACGCTGCGCGACCTGCTCACCCAGCGCCGCCGGCTCAACCCGGTGGAGGCGCTGGCGATCCTCGAGCAGATGCTCGCCGCGATCGCCGCCGCCCACCGCGCCGGCCTCGTGCACCGTGACGTCAAGCCCGAGAACGTGCTGGTGGCCGAGGCGCCCAGCGGGGGCGTGGCCAACCTGGTCGACGCCGTGGTCAAGGTGGCCGACTTCGGGCTGGCCCGCGCGGTCGAGGCGAGCAGCGCCGACGAGGGCGGCCAGCTGATGGCGACCGTTGCCTACGTCGCGCCCGAGCTGGTCACCGACGGCCACGCCGACGCGCGTACGGACGTCTACTCGGCCGGCATCGTGCTGTTCGAGATGCTCACCGGCCGGGTGCCGTTCGACGGCGACGACCCCGTCGCGGTCGCCTGGGAGCACGTCGACAACGACGTCCCGGCCCCGTCCGGCATCGTCCGCGGCCTGCCCTCGGTGCTCGACGACCTGACCGCCCGTGCGACCCGCCGCGACCCGGGCGCCCGGCCCACCGACGCCGGCGCGCTGCTGGCCGAGGTCCAGACGGTCCGCGACGACCTGGGCGCGGCCAACGTCGAGACCGCGCTGCTGCGCCAGGTCCCGCCCTCGCGCGGCCCCGTCGCCGACGCCACGACCATCGTGCCCGCCGTCGGCGCGGGCGACCGTCCGAACTGGGCCCGCCTGCCCAACCAGGCCCCCCGCGGCCAGCAGTACACCGCGGGACGAGTGCCCCGGTCGAGGTCGCGCTCGCTGGGCGCCGGCGCCGACCGGCGGCGCATTCTGCTCACCGCGGCCGTCGCGGTGATGGTGCTGGTCGTGATCGGCAGCACGTGGTGGGTGACCCTCGGGCGCTACACCGACTCGCCGCCCATGGTCAACATGACCAGGGCACAGGCCGAGCTGTACGCGCAGCAGAACGGCTTCGAGCTGCTCATCGGCGACGGCGCCTACAGCGAGACCCTGCCCAAGGACACCGTCGTCTCACAGGACCCGCCGGCCAACGAGCGGATCGTCCGGGGCGGCGTCCTCACGGTCAACCTGTCGCTGGGCCCGGAGCGCTTCGCCGTGCCCGACCTGGCCGGCCTCGAGCTGTCGGCCGCGCGCGGCGAGCTGGAGCAGATCAACCTCAAGCTCAAGGAGGGTGCGCGGCAGTACAGCGACACCGTCCCCGAGGGCGCGGTCATCTCCTCCGACCCCAAGCAGGGCACGCAGCTCAAGCGCGGCGCGACGATCACCGTCGTGCTCAGCAAGGGCCGCGCACCGATCCGGGTGCCCGACCTGACCGGCAAGAACATCAACGACGCCCGGGGCGAGCTGGCGCGGCTGGGCCTGACCGCGGCCGAGGTCTACAAGGACAGCGATCAGCCGGCCGACACGGTCATCGGGCAGAACCCGAAGCCGAACACCGGCGCGACCAAGGACGACACGGTCACGCTCGACGTCAGCAAGGGCCCGCCGCTGGTCACCGTGCCCGACGTGACCAACCAGCCGTGCCAGCAGGCCAAGGCCGCGCTGGAGGGCCAGGGGCTGCGCGTGCGCATCGACTTCAACGCCAACGCCGTCGTCCGCAGCCAGCAGCCGCCCGGCAACACGCAGGTGCCCCCGCAGACCGAGGTTGCCATCCAGTGCTTCTGA
- a CDS encoding Rv2175c family DNA-binding protein, with amino-acid sequence MSDSVTAGPTEWINLPDVSAKLDVSISKVHQMIRDGHLLAVRRDGIRVVPAELVANSTVLKHLPGVLNLLRDAGYNEEEALRWLYEPDDTLDGNAATSLGGDRAREVKRRAQALGF; translated from the coding sequence GTGAGCGATTCCGTAACCGCCGGACCGACCGAGTGGATCAACCTGCCGGACGTGTCCGCGAAGCTCGACGTGTCGATCAGCAAGGTGCACCAGATGATTCGCGACGGGCACCTGCTCGCCGTGCGCCGGGACGGCATCCGCGTGGTCCCGGCCGAACTGGTGGCCAACAGCACGGTGCTGAAGCACCTCCCCGGCGTCCTGAACTTGCTGCGCGACGCCGGGTACAACGAAGAAGAGGCCCTGCGGTGGCTGTACGAGCCGGATGACACGCTCGACGGGAACGCGGCGACGAGCCTCGGCGGGGACCGCGCCCGCGAGGTGAAAAGGCGCGCCCAGGCCCTCGGCTTCTAG
- a CDS encoding polyprenyl synthetase family protein → MEAADLRARVDKALAAFLGEQRARLIGIDPALSAVAEALEDFVLKGGKRLRPAFAYWGFRGAGGADSDRVVAAVAALELVQASALIHDDLMDRSDTRRGEPSVHRRFEARHSAAGWRGGAAAFGDSAAVLLGDLALVWSDELLHTSGLGPGELTRARPVFDEMRTEVTVGQYLDVLTQATADTSLDRAGKVARFKSAKYTVERPLLLGAAMAGADAQLCAAYSGFGLPLGEAFQLRDDVLGVFGDPAQTGKPAGDDLREGKRTYLVAAAFAALGEKERAELDAGLGDQGLDDARVERLRALIRDSGALTATERRIDELMTASLAALDAAPVEAEAREVLHRLADAATRRIV, encoded by the coding sequence CTGGAAGCCGCCGACCTGCGTGCCCGTGTCGACAAGGCGCTGGCCGCCTTCCTCGGTGAGCAGCGTGCCCGCCTCATCGGCATCGACCCCGCTCTGTCGGCCGTGGCCGAGGCGCTCGAGGACTTCGTGCTCAAGGGCGGCAAGCGGCTGCGGCCCGCGTTCGCCTACTGGGGTTTCCGCGGGGCCGGCGGCGCCGACTCCGACCGGGTCGTGGCCGCGGTCGCCGCGCTCGAGCTGGTGCAGGCCAGCGCGCTGATCCACGACGACCTGATGGACCGCTCCGACACCCGGCGCGGTGAGCCCTCGGTGCATCGGCGGTTCGAGGCGCGGCACTCGGCGGCGGGCTGGCGCGGCGGGGCGGCGGCGTTCGGCGACAGCGCGGCCGTGCTGCTGGGCGACCTGGCGCTGGTCTGGTCGGACGAGCTGCTGCACACCTCGGGGCTCGGGCCCGGCGAGCTGACCCGGGCCCGGCCGGTTTTCGACGAGATGCGCACCGAGGTCACCGTCGGGCAGTACCTGGACGTGCTGACCCAGGCCACCGCCGACACGTCGCTGGACCGGGCGGGCAAGGTCGCCCGGTTCAAGTCGGCCAAGTACACGGTCGAGCGCCCGCTCCTGCTCGGCGCGGCGATGGCCGGGGCCGATGCCCAGCTGTGCGCGGCGTACTCCGGTTTCGGCCTGCCGCTGGGTGAGGCGTTCCAGCTGCGTGACGACGTGCTCGGAGTCTTCGGCGACCCCGCGCAGACCGGCAAGCCCGCCGGCGACGACCTGCGCGAGGGCAAGCGCACCTATCTCGTGGCGGCCGCGTTCGCCGCCCTGGGTGAGAAGGAACGCGCGGAGCTCGACGCCGGCCTGGGCGACCAGGGTCTCGACGACGCGCGCGTGGAACGGCTGCGGGCGCTGATCCGCGACAGCGGCGCGCTGACCGCCACCGAGCGCCGCATCGACGAGCTGATGACCGCCTCGCTGGCCGCCCTGGACGCCGCGCCGGTCGAGGCGGAGGCACGCGAGGTGCTGCACCGCCTCGCCGACGCCGCGACCAGGCGAATCGTCTAG
- the metF gene encoding methylenetetrahydrofolate reductase [NAD(P)H] yields the protein MALGLPSRLPATPAIGELVRGATPTFSFEFFPPKTPAGEQLLWQAIRELEPLRPSFVSITYGAGGTTRDTTVAVTERVATETTLLPMAHLTAVNHSVAELRNVIGRLAGAGIRNVLAVRGDPPGDPMGEWVRHPEGVLYAEDLVRLVKESGDFSVGVAAFPYKHPRSPDVEADTANFVRKCRAGADFAITQMFFEADEYLRLRDRVAATGCDTPILPGVMPVTRMATIERSSQLTGAPFPPALLARFEKVADDETAVRALGVELCAEMCARLIDEGVPGIHFITLNRSTATREVWQLLAPVPAAA from the coding sequence ATGGCTCTCGGACTTCCCTCACGGCTTCCCGCGACGCCTGCGATCGGTGAGCTCGTCCGGGGGGCCACCCCCACGTTCTCGTTCGAGTTCTTCCCGCCCAAGACACCCGCGGGCGAGCAGCTGCTGTGGCAGGCGATCCGCGAGCTCGAGCCGCTGCGCCCGAGCTTCGTCTCGATCACGTACGGGGCCGGGGGCACCACGCGGGACACGACGGTGGCCGTCACCGAGCGGGTGGCGACCGAGACCACTCTGCTGCCGATGGCCCACCTCACAGCGGTCAACCACTCGGTGGCCGAGCTGCGCAACGTGATCGGGCGGCTGGCCGGGGCGGGCATCCGCAACGTGCTGGCCGTACGGGGCGACCCGCCCGGCGACCCGATGGGCGAGTGGGTCCGGCACCCCGAGGGCGTGCTGTACGCGGAAGATCTCGTACGCCTCGTCAAGGAGTCCGGCGACTTCAGCGTCGGGGTCGCCGCCTTCCCGTACAAACACCCGCGCTCGCCCGACGTCGAGGCCGACACCGCGAATTTCGTCCGTAAATGTCGCGCCGGGGCCGACTTCGCCATCACGCAGATGTTCTTCGAGGCCGACGAGTATCTGCGCCTGCGTGACCGGGTCGCGGCGACCGGCTGTGACACCCCGATCCTGCCCGGCGTGATGCCGGTGACCCGGATGGCCACCATCGAGCGGTCGTCGCAGCTGACCGGCGCGCCGTTCCCGCCGGCGCTGCTGGCCCGCTTCGAGAAGGTCGCGGACGACGAGACCGCCGTACGGGCTCTCGGGGTCGAACTGTGTGCCGAGATGTGCGCGCGGCTGATCGACGAGGGCGTGCCGGGCATCCACTTCATCACGCTCAACCGTTCGACGGCGACCCGTGAGGTGTGGCAACTGCTGGCGCCCGTGCCCGCTGCCGCATAA
- a CDS encoding CDP-alcohol phosphatidyltransferase family protein has product MLWDDYATAWSGLHGGFDPRRASFLVRGWVRIAYGIGSWLARRGISPMAVTTAGLLVCLTVPAAVLLGRWGGLLAAVLVLVAALADGLDGAVAVITGRTTRLGYVYDSVADRLGELAWLTAFWLAGAPDWLVVAAGAVSWLQEYGRARAAAAGMSEIGVVTVAERPTRVLVAIFGLLPTALMTASTTVAAAVWLALSLVGGVQLAIAVQRALGRSDPG; this is encoded by the coding sequence GTGCTCTGGGACGACTACGCCACGGCCTGGTCGGGGCTGCACGGCGGCTTCGACCCGAGGCGGGCGTCCTTCCTCGTACGCGGGTGGGTCCGGATCGCGTACGGGATCGGCTCGTGGCTCGCCCGGCGAGGGATCAGCCCGATGGCCGTGACCACCGCGGGCCTGCTCGTGTGCCTGACGGTACCGGCCGCCGTGCTGCTGGGCCGCTGGGGTGGGCTGCTCGCCGCCGTGCTGGTGCTGGTGGCCGCGCTCGCCGACGGCCTGGACGGGGCCGTCGCAGTGATCACCGGCCGCACGACCCGCCTGGGCTACGTCTACGACTCGGTGGCCGACCGGCTCGGCGAGTTGGCCTGGCTGACCGCGTTCTGGCTGGCCGGCGCCCCGGATTGGCTGGTCGTGGCGGCTGGGGCGGTGTCCTGGCTGCAGGAGTACGGCCGGGCCCGCGCCGCCGCGGCGGGCATGTCCGAGATCGGCGTGGTCACCGTGGCGGAACGGCCCACGCGTGTGCTGGTCGCCATCTTCGGCCTGCTGCCGACCGCGCTGATGACCGCCTCGACCACCGTCGCCGCCGCGGTCTGGCTGGCCCTGTCGCTGGTGGGCGGCGTCCAGCTCGCGATCGCCGTACAGCGGGCGCTGGGCCGCTCCGACCCAGGGTGA
- a CDS encoding MarR family winged helix-turn-helix transcriptional regulator, translating to MSAPERTERDVTGLLNMAGHALSNRLAAALAGIDLTPRMQCVLVHALEEERTQIQLAALADLDKTTMVSTIDELERRGLAERRPSSTDRRARIIAVTEKGRLAAAEGQRIVDEVHTDALSAMPDAARAAFVEALAQLADTTRDQGPQPVRRPRGR from the coding sequence ATGTCCGCCCCGGAACGCACCGAGCGCGACGTCACCGGCTTGCTCAACATGGCCGGGCACGCGCTCTCCAACCGCCTCGCGGCCGCCCTCGCCGGCATCGACCTCACGCCGCGCATGCAGTGCGTGCTCGTCCACGCGCTCGAGGAGGAACGCACCCAGATCCAGCTGGCCGCCCTCGCCGACCTCGACAAGACCACCATGGTCAGCACCATCGACGAACTGGAACGCCGCGGACTGGCCGAACGCCGCCCCTCCTCCACCGACCGCCGGGCCCGCATCATCGCCGTCACCGAGAAGGGCCGTCTCGCCGCCGCCGAGGGCCAGCGAATCGTCGACGAGGTGCACACCGACGCCCTGAGCGCGATGCCCGACGCCGCCCGCGCGGCTTTCGTCGAGGCGCTCGCCCAGCTGGCCGACACCACCAGGGACCAGGGCCCCCAACCCGTACGCCGGCCCCGCGGCCGCTGA
- a CDS encoding MFS transporter has protein sequence MSSPSGTERRPPALAVLCAMSLMIVLDSTIVAVAVPDIQRDLGFSDAGVSWVVNGYLVAFAGLLLLAGRLGDLAGAWRVFLTGLAVFTVASLLCGLAGTAALLIAGRFLQGAGGALAAAVVIGMIVRLFPEPGAQARAMGIYSFTQAGGAAAGFVLGGMLTDALGWPVIFLINVPIGIAVWVSGRRLLPREAGLMTARRAGSPREAELMAVRRADSPREAELMAVRRPGSPRESGLGRRPGSPGEPGPGRGLDVSGALLVTAGLSLGVYAIVRASAPAGVVTVLLLLGFLLRQRLARHPLIPLKILSRRRLLISNAAVVLVFATGMGFQFVNALFVQRVIGYDALGTGLAFLPTPIVIGLVSLFAAPRLTGRLGPRPVLIGGLVVLLGGLLLLSRIPATPAYLTDMLPALIIMGLGIGVTIPSIIMLAMAGAAPAETGVVSGFINTAQQAGGALGLSVLAALAAGRTASHAGSATEALHAGYTLAFLVASGFVLTALLITTFALRTPLSVRLVEAPTATG, from the coding sequence ATGAGTTCTCCGAGCGGGACCGAACGACGCCCCCCAGCCCTTGCGGTGCTGTGCGCGATGTCCTTGATGATCGTTCTCGACAGCACGATCGTGGCCGTGGCAGTTCCCGACATTCAGCGCGACCTCGGCTTCTCCGACGCCGGCGTGTCCTGGGTGGTCAACGGCTACCTGGTGGCGTTCGCGGGCCTGCTCCTGCTGGCCGGACGGCTCGGCGACCTGGCCGGGGCGTGGCGGGTCTTCCTCACCGGGCTGGCCGTCTTCACCGTGGCCAGCCTGCTCTGCGGCCTCGCCGGCACGGCGGCCCTGCTGATCGCCGGACGGTTCCTGCAGGGTGCGGGTGGCGCGCTGGCGGCGGCCGTCGTCATCGGCATGATCGTGCGGCTCTTCCCCGAACCCGGGGCGCAGGCCCGCGCGATGGGCATCTACAGCTTCACCCAGGCGGGCGGGGCCGCGGCCGGGTTCGTGCTGGGCGGCATGCTCACCGACGCGCTCGGCTGGCCGGTGATCTTCCTGATCAACGTGCCGATCGGCATCGCTGTGTGGGTGTCCGGCCGCCGTCTGCTGCCCCGCGAGGCCGGCCTGATGACGGCCCGGCGAGCCGGCTCGCCGCGCGAGGCCGAACTGATGGCGGTCCGGCGAGCCGACTCGCCGCGCGAGGCCGAACTGATGGCGGTCCGGCGACCCGGCTCGCCGCGCGAGTCAGGGCTGGGCCGGCGACCCGGCTCGCCGGGTGAACCCGGGCCGGGCCGGGGGCTCGACGTTTCGGGCGCTCTGCTGGTCACCGCGGGTCTCTCGCTCGGCGTGTACGCGATCGTCCGCGCCTCGGCGCCCGCCGGCGTCGTGACCGTCCTGCTGCTCCTCGGTTTCCTGCTGCGGCAGCGCCTCGCCCGCCACCCGCTGATCCCGCTCAAGATCCTGAGCCGTCGCCGGCTGCTGATCTCGAACGCGGCCGTCGTGCTGGTGTTCGCCACCGGCATGGGCTTCCAGTTCGTGAACGCCCTGTTCGTGCAGCGGGTGATAGGTTACGACGCGCTCGGCACCGGCCTGGCCTTCCTGCCGACCCCGATCGTCATCGGTCTCGTGTCGCTTTTCGCCGCACCCCGGCTGACCGGCCGCCTCGGCCCGCGCCCGGTGCTGATCGGCGGCCTGGTCGTCCTCCTCGGCGGTCTGCTGCTGCTCTCCCGCATACCGGCCACGCCCGCCTACCTCACCGACATGCTGCCCGCGCTGATCATCATGGGTCTCGGCATCGGCGTCACGATTCCGTCGATCATCATGCTGGCCATGGCCGGCGCCGCACCGGCCGAAACCGGCGTGGTCTCGGGTTTCATCAACACCGCGCAGCAGGCCGGAGGAGCGCTCGGCCTGTCGGTGCTGGCCGCCCTCGCCGCCGGCCGTACCGCCTCCCATGCCGGCTCGGCGACCGAGGCCCTGCACGCCGGATACACCCTGGCCTTCCTGGTGGCGTCCGGGTTCGTGCTGACGGCCCTGCTGATCACGACTTTCGCTTTGAGAACCCCGCTTTCCGTACGCCTCGTCGAGGCGCCAACCGCAACGGGGTAG
- a CDS encoding PH domain-containing protein, producing the protein MNAEWSRAYPPSAGRWVVIAWEAAGLTYLHWTTVRLFSLGDAAGWLLAAALAVAWAAGSWQVVRMGLYLSEAALRIRGVFRTRTIPWPSIAAVTVENVAYRAGPWRIPAGGTVMLTLHDGTRLNTAMWQRGMDFHNRPDMFRSVCQELRRRL; encoded by the coding sequence ATGAACGCAGAGTGGTCCCGCGCCTATCCACCCAGCGCGGGCCGGTGGGTCGTCATCGCCTGGGAGGCCGCCGGCCTGACATATCTCCACTGGACCACCGTGCGCCTGTTCTCCCTCGGCGACGCCGCCGGCTGGCTGCTGGCCGCGGCCCTGGCCGTAGCGTGGGCCGCCGGCTCCTGGCAGGTGGTCCGGATGGGGCTGTACCTGAGCGAAGCCGCACTGCGGATCCGGGGCGTGTTCCGAACCCGTACGATCCCGTGGCCGTCGATCGCGGCGGTGACCGTCGAGAACGTCGCCTATCGCGCGGGCCCGTGGCGGATCCCGGCCGGCGGCACCGTGATGCTGACCCTGCACGACGGCACCCGCCTCAACACGGCGATGTGGCAGCGCGGCATGGACTTCCACAACCGGCCCGACATGTTCCGCTCCGTCTGCCAGGAACTCCGCCGACGGCTGTGA
- a CDS encoding threonine aldolase family protein produces the protein MVDLRSDTVTRPTAAMREAMAAAPVGDDVFGDDPTVLALEEHVAGLFGHEAALFAPSGTMANQIALQLHVQPGSELLAGADAHVVTYELGAAAVLGGISTRTWPSVGADLDVEQIAGMIRPVGYPSVPTRAIAVEQTHNLGGGSVVPLSVLRDLRDLSEKSGVGLHCDGARIWHAHVADCVPLAEYGAVFDTLSVCLSKGLGAPVGSLIVGSRERMAQARVIRKRLGGGMRQVGILAAAGLHALENHIDRLADDHARARRLAEALAPLGVVDPSKVRTNLVPLDLSKSSLDAPTLTGLAAKQGVLISPMLPSVARVVTHLDIDDEGLDQAIVVLGGLLSAEL, from the coding sequence GTGGTTGATCTTCGGTCGGACACGGTCACGCGGCCCACGGCGGCCATGCGGGAAGCCATGGCGGCGGCGCCGGTGGGGGATGACGTCTTCGGGGACGACCCGACGGTGCTGGCGCTGGAGGAGCACGTCGCCGGGCTGTTCGGGCACGAGGCGGCGTTGTTCGCCCCGTCGGGGACGATGGCCAATCAGATCGCGTTGCAGCTGCACGTTCAGCCGGGGTCGGAGCTGCTGGCCGGGGCGGATGCGCACGTCGTCACGTACGAGCTGGGGGCGGCCGCTGTTCTCGGGGGCATTTCGACCCGTACGTGGCCCTCGGTCGGCGCCGATCTCGACGTCGAGCAGATCGCCGGCATGATCCGGCCGGTGGGTTATCCGTCGGTGCCCACCCGGGCGATCGCCGTCGAGCAGACCCACAACCTCGGTGGTGGCTCGGTCGTGCCGCTCTCAGTTCTTCGCGATTTACGGGATTTGTCGGAAAAATCGGGTGTGGGGCTGCACTGTGACGGCGCCCGCATCTGGCACGCGCACGTCGCCGACTGCGTGCCGCTGGCGGAGTACGGCGCGGTGTTCGACACGCTGTCGGTGTGCCTGTCCAAGGGGCTGGGCGCGCCGGTGGGGTCGCTGATCGTGGGCAGCCGCGAGCGCATGGCCCAGGCCCGCGTGATCCGCAAACGCCTGGGTGGGGGCATGCGGCAGGTCGGCATCCTGGCGGCGGCCGGTCTGCACGCGCTCGAGAACCACATCGACCGCCTGGCCGACGACCACGCCCGCGCCCGCCGCCTGGCCGAGGCGCTGGCCCCGCTGGGCGTGGTTGACCCGTCGAAGGTCCGCACCAACCTGGTGCCGCTCGACCTGTCGAAGTCGTCGCTGGACGCGCCCACCCTGACCGGCCTGGCCGCGAAGCAGGGCGTGCTGATCTCGCCGATGCTGCCCTCGGTGGCCCGCGTGGTCACCCACCTCGACATCGACGACGAAGGACTCGACCAGGCCATCGTAGTTCTGGGCGGCCTGCTTAGCGCCGAGCTGTAA
- a CDS encoding class II 3-deoxy-7-phosphoheptulonate synthase, which yields MQREWHQLSYPGVGHQALQTSRPSTDSAEDEALGLDRWRSLPRVQMPPWADMDEVASVCQVLDNVPSIVAPYEVDQLRAKLADVCEGRAFLLQGGDCAETFGDNTESHLLANARTLLQMAVVLTYGASMPVVKVARVAGQYTKPRSAPTDSLGLPAYRGDLINSLDANEAARVADPQRMIRAYANSAAAMNMLRAYLAGGLADLHGLHDWNKDFVRASPAGERYEAIAREIDRALDFIRACGMTDNEALRTVSLYCSHEALALEYDRALTRVSGGRAYGLSGHFLWIGERTRQLDHAHIDFVSRIANPIGVKLGPGTSPETAIELCEKLNPNNIPGRLTLISRMGNGRVRDALPPIVEKVNASGAKVVWQCDPMHGNTHESSNGYKTRHFDRIVDEVLGYFEVHRGLGTHPGGIHIELTGEDVTECLGGAQGIEDLDLPGRYETACDPRLNTQQSLELAFLVAEMLRG from the coding sequence ATGCAGCGAGAGTGGCATCAGCTGAGCTACCCGGGAGTGGGTCACCAGGCCCTGCAGACGTCCCGCCCGTCGACCGACTCCGCCGAGGACGAGGCTCTCGGTCTCGACCGCTGGCGCAGCCTGCCCCGGGTGCAGATGCCGCCCTGGGCCGACATGGACGAGGTCGCCTCGGTCTGCCAGGTGCTCGACAACGTGCCGTCCATCGTGGCGCCCTACGAGGTCGACCAGCTCCGGGCCAAGCTGGCCGACGTCTGCGAGGGCCGGGCGTTCCTGCTGCAGGGCGGTGACTGCGCCGAGACGTTCGGCGACAACACGGAGAGCCACCTGCTGGCCAACGCGCGCACCCTGCTGCAGATGGCGGTCGTTCTCACGTACGGGGCCTCGATGCCGGTCGTGAAGGTCGCGCGCGTCGCCGGGCAGTACACCAAACCCCGTTCCGCCCCGACCGACTCGCTCGGACTGCCGGCGTACCGGGGCGATCTGATCAACTCGCTCGACGCCAACGAGGCGGCCCGCGTCGCCGACCCGCAGCGCATGATCCGGGCGTACGCGAACTCGGCCGCGGCCATGAACATGCTGCGCGCCTACCTCGCGGGCGGCCTGGCCGACCTGCACGGGCTGCACGACTGGAACAAGGACTTCGTCCGCGCCTCGCCGGCCGGGGAACGTTACGAGGCCATCGCGCGCGAGATCGACCGCGCTCTCGACTTCATCCGCGCCTGCGGCATGACCGACAACGAGGCCCTGCGTACGGTCAGCCTGTACTGCTCGCACGAGGCGCTCGCGCTCGAGTACGACCGCGCTCTCACGAGGGTGAGCGGCGGACGGGCGTACGGGCTCAGCGGTCATTTCCTGTGGATCGGCGAGCGGACCCGGCAGCTCGACCACGCGCACATCGACTTCGTCAGCCGCATCGCCAACCCGATCGGCGTCAAGCTCGGGCCGGGCACCTCGCCCGAGACCGCGATCGAGCTGTGCGAGAAGCTCAACCCGAACAACATCCCGGGCCGGCTCACCCTGATCAGCCGGATGGGCAACGGCCGGGTCCGCGACGCGCTGCCGCCGATCGTGGAAAAGGTGAACGCGTCCGGGGCCAAGGTCGTCTGGCAGTGCGACCCGATGCACGGCAACACACACGAGTCGTCCAACGGCTACAAGACCCGCCACTTCGACCGGATCGTCGACGAGGTGCTCGGGTACTTCGAGGTGCACCGCGGCCTCGGCACCCACCCCGGCGGCATCCACATCGAGCTCACCGGCGAAGACGTGACCGAGTGCCTGGGCGGCGCGCAAGGCATCGAAGACCTCGACCTGCCGGGCCGCTACGAGACGGCCTGCGACCCGCGCCTCAACACTCAGCAGAGCCTGGAGCTCGCGTTCCTGGTGGCGGAGATGCTTCGTGGTTGA